In one Komagataeibacter sp. FNDCR2 genomic region, the following are encoded:
- a CDS encoding DUF1636 domain-containing protein: MSTPTQQPPAQRPPDVSPVHVHVCVTCRRGLPASDSPQGRQLHDALAALATGNPEIVVHAVNCLAMCDSGCAAVVATPGKWGWLLAGLGPEKAADLLTYIAAYATSRSGTVMPSRRPASLSDMVRGRFPASLFSGA, encoded by the coding sequence ATGAGCACACCCACGCAACAGCCGCCAGCGCAACGGCCACCGGACGTGTCACCCGTGCATGTGCATGTCTGCGTGACCTGCCGCCGTGGCCTGCCCGCGTCGGACAGCCCGCAGGGCCGCCAGTTGCACGATGCGCTGGCCGCGCTGGCTACCGGCAACCCGGAAATCGTGGTGCATGCGGTCAACTGCCTGGCCATGTGTGACAGCGGTTGTGCCGCCGTGGTCGCCACGCCAGGCAAATGGGGCTGGCTGCTGGCGGGTCTCGGCCCGGAGAAGGCGGCGGACCTGCTTACCTACATCGCCGCCTACGCCACGTCACGCAGTGGTACCGTCATGCCCTCGCGCCGCCCGGCCAGCCTGTCGGACATGGTGCGCGGACGCTTTCCCGCTTCCCTTTTTTCTGGAGCCTGA
- a CDS encoding nitroreductase family protein, giving the protein MSDVRVSSFSALSSMNALWQARYGTPPPATPLPESPVARSLMMHRSVRRFSPTPLPDGVLEAAVAAAQSAATSCNLQAWSVIAVHDAARRARLAKLAGEQDFITQAPLFLVWIADLSRLEHVGQARGRELPGLDCLDTFVASVMDTALAAQNAAATFESYGLGTVYVGAVRNQPEAFAAELGLPPRTVAISGMSVGYPDRKHPTAIRPRLPQPAVLHAERYDAAAANDPATIAAYDGRLHAARVSQGLPARDWSESVLARMGDVAALHGREHLPRTLRSLGFVLGQE; this is encoded by the coding sequence ATGTCCGACGTTAGAGTATCTTCGTTCTCGGCTCTTTCATCCATGAATGCGCTCTGGCAGGCCCGCTACGGCACGCCGCCGCCCGCCACCCCCCTGCCCGAAAGCCCGGTGGCGCGCAGCCTCATGATGCACCGCTCCGTGCGCCGCTTCAGCCCCACCCCCTTGCCCGATGGCGTGCTGGAAGCCGCCGTGGCCGCCGCGCAGTCGGCCGCGACATCGTGCAACCTGCAGGCATGGAGCGTCATTGCCGTGCATGACGCCGCCCGCCGCGCGCGGCTTGCGAAGCTGGCGGGGGAGCAGGACTTCATCACGCAGGCGCCGCTGTTCCTTGTATGGATTGCCGACCTGTCGCGGCTGGAGCATGTGGGGCAGGCGCGGGGCCGGGAACTGCCGGGGCTGGACTGCCTGGATACGTTCGTGGCCAGCGTGATGGATACGGCGCTGGCGGCGCAGAACGCGGCGGCCACGTTTGAATCCTACGGGCTGGGCACCGTGTACGTGGGCGCCGTGCGCAACCAGCCGGAGGCCTTCGCCGCCGAACTGGGCCTGCCGCCGCGCACGGTGGCCATATCGGGCATGAGCGTCGGCTACCCGGACCGCAAGCACCCCACCGCCATCAGGCCGCGCCTGCCGCAGCCCGCCGTCCTGCATGCCGAACGTTATGACGCCGCCGCCGCGAACGACCCCGCCACCATCGCCGCCTATGACGGGCGGCTGCACGCCGCCCGTGTCAGCCAGGGCCTGCCCGCGCGTGACTGGAGCGAGAGCGTGCTGGCCCGGATGGGGGATGTCGCGGCGCTTCATGGCCGTGAGCACCTGCCCCGCACCCTGCGAAGCCTCGGTTTTGTGCTGGGTCAGGAATGA
- a CDS encoding branched-chain amino acid aminotransferase, whose translation MDSATTLPFTLSPSTSPVPPQRRAEILANPGFGRVFTDNMVVIRYEEGKGWHDARVQPYAPLSLDPAAAVLHYAQEIFEGMKAYRTAEGHITLFRPYANAARFRKSAERLAMAQVPEDLFVEAVRQLVRIDAAWVPGNPDESLYIRPYMIANETFLGVKPASQYLFMVIASPVGAYFGEEAVSVWVSDFCRAAPGGTGEAKCGGNYAASLLAQQEAKGHGCAQVLFLDAVERRWIEEMGGMNVFFVFDDGSIATPPLTGTILRGITRDSLLTLARGMGLDVREERYAIDQLYADAASGRLKEVFACGTAAVVSPIGRFRGRKGEAVIGAGAGIGPVTEKLRNALIGIQRGTAPDPHGWVEKVL comes from the coding sequence ATGGACAGCGCCACGACCCTTCCCTTCACGCTCTCCCCCAGCACTTCGCCGGTCCCGCCGCAGCGCCGGGCGGAGATTCTGGCCAATCCCGGTTTTGGGCGTGTCTTTACCGATAACATGGTCGTTATCCGTTATGAGGAAGGCAAGGGGTGGCATGACGCCCGCGTGCAGCCCTATGCGCCGCTGTCACTGGATCCGGCGGCGGCGGTGCTGCATTACGCGCAGGAAATTTTCGAGGGGATGAAAGCCTACCGCACGGCGGAGGGACACATCACCCTGTTCCGCCCCTACGCCAATGCGGCGCGCTTTCGCAAATCGGCCGAACGGCTGGCCATGGCGCAGGTGCCCGAGGATCTTTTTGTCGAGGCGGTGCGCCAGCTTGTGCGTATCGACGCCGCATGGGTGCCCGGCAACCCCGATGAGAGCCTGTACATCCGTCCCTACATGATCGCGAATGAGACGTTCCTGGGTGTAAAGCCCGCCTCGCAGTACCTGTTCATGGTCATTGCCTCGCCCGTGGGGGCCTATTTCGGGGAAGAGGCGGTCAGCGTGTGGGTGTCCGACTTCTGCCGCGCCGCCCCCGGCGGCACGGGTGAGGCCAAATGCGGCGGCAATTACGCCGCCAGCCTTCTGGCCCAGCAGGAAGCCAAGGGGCATGGCTGCGCGCAGGTGCTGTTCCTTGATGCGGTCGAGCGCCGCTGGATCGAGGAAATGGGCGGCATGAACGTGTTCTTCGTGTTCGATGACGGCTCCATCGCCACCCCGCCGCTGACCGGCACGATCCTGCGCGGCATCACGCGTGATTCGCTGCTGACGCTGGCGCGCGGCATGGGCCTGGACGTGCGTGAGGAACGCTACGCCATCGACCAGCTTTACGCCGATGCCGCGTCGGGCCGCCTGAAGGAAGTGTTCGCCTGCGGCACGGCGGCGGTGGTCTCGCCCATCGGGCGTTTCCGGGGGCGTAAGGGGGAAGCCGTGATTGGCGCTGGCGCGGGCATCGGCCCCGTTACCGAAAAGCTGCGTAACGCCCTGATCGGCATCCAGCGCGGCACGGCCCCCGACCCGCATGGCTGGGTGGAAAAGGTTCTCTGA
- a CDS encoding CbtB domain-containing protein, with protein MSQDTSALSAGRIAAPQVSIPVRDLLPWGVFGLVLASLLLYFVGAEQGATSLVSGHYVHEFVHDGRHLLGFPCH; from the coding sequence ATGAGCCAAGATACATCCGCCCTGTCCGCCGGTCGCATCGCCGCACCGCAGGTTTCCATCCCGGTTCGCGACCTGCTGCCGTGGGGTGTGTTCGGGCTGGTTCTGGCCTCGCTGCTGCTTTACTTCGTCGGGGCCGAACAGGGGGCGACCTCGCTCGTATCGGGCCATTACGTGCATGAATTCGTGCATGACGGCCGCCACCTGCTGGGCTTCCCCTGCCACTGA
- a CDS encoding histidine phosphatase family protein — MHQILTCLALPAPDCLRRGIFPDGTSPGLGADVPAHLPDADLTLLPIESWPPESPPHGMTGPFHPAPALRAAAMGEWRGRALRDLPAADLARWVSDPDFAPPGGESRTELLHRVAVWLAALPPTPPRLSALADATVVRAIVVAALGGTARMLSHLDIAPRSRTVLTRHATWRVAMTGAPPDGL; from the coding sequence ATGCACCAGATCCTGACCTGCCTTGCCCTGCCCGCGCCCGACTGCCTGCGCCGGGGTATCTTCCCCGATGGGACGTCCCCCGGCCTGGGGGCGGATGTTCCGGCCCACCTGCCCGATGCCGACCTGACATTGCTGCCTATCGAGTCGTGGCCGCCCGAATCGCCCCCCCACGGCATGACCGGCCCGTTCCACCCTGCCCCCGCCCTACGCGCGGCCGCCATGGGGGAATGGCGGGGCCGCGCGCTTCGTGACCTGCCCGCCGCCGATCTGGCGCGCTGGGTTTCCGACCCCGACTTCGCGCCGCCCGGCGGGGAAAGCCGGACGGAACTCCTGCACCGCGTGGCGGTGTGGCTGGCGGCACTTCCCCCCACCCCGCCCCGCCTGAGCGCGCTGGCCGACGCCACGGTGGTCAGGGCCATCGTGGTCGCGGCCCTTGGCGGTACGGCCCGCATGCTGTCGCATCTGGATATCGCGCCCCGCAGCCGCACGGTGCTGACACGCCACGCGACGTGGCGCGTGGCCATGACCGGCGCGCCGCCGGACGGTCTTTGA
- a CDS encoding MDR family oxidoreductase, with amino-acid sequence MFKALMITRTTDTPTTRLEQVDPTALPEGDVTVAVDHSCLNYKDALAITRGVPVVRRFPMIPGIDLAGRVSASSDPLYRVGDRVIATGWGLGESHWGGLSQVARLPGRWLLPQPAGLSSRQVMGIGTAGLTAMLCIMALEEGGLTPASGPVIVTGAGGGVGGMAIMLLARLGFQVVAVTGRPQLHAYLTSLGASEILPREALAPTGKPLERTRWAGGIDVVGGTALASMCASIQYGGTVAACGLAADMALPLTVAPFILRNVRLQGIDSVMCPRPRRMTAWARLARDIDPTLLDSMLHDVTLADAIGLAPRILAGHVRGRAVVDVA; translated from the coding sequence ATGTTCAAGGCCCTGATGATCACCCGCACCACCGATACGCCCACGACGCGGCTGGAACAGGTTGACCCCACGGCCCTGCCGGAGGGTGACGTGACGGTGGCCGTCGATCATTCCTGCCTCAATTACAAGGATGCGCTGGCCATTACCCGGGGCGTGCCGGTGGTCCGGCGGTTTCCCATGATACCGGGCATCGACCTGGCCGGTCGCGTCAGCGCATCGAGCGATCCCCTCTACCGCGTGGGGGACCGGGTCATCGCCACCGGCTGGGGGCTGGGGGAAAGCCACTGGGGCGGCCTGTCACAGGTGGCGCGGCTGCCGGGACGGTGGCTCCTGCCGCAACCCGCCGGCCTGTCCTCGCGCCAGGTGATGGGAATCGGCACGGCGGGCCTGACGGCCATGCTGTGCATCATGGCTCTGGAGGAAGGGGGCCTGACCCCCGCCAGTGGCCCGGTTATCGTGACCGGCGCGGGCGGGGGGGTTGGCGGCATGGCCATCATGCTGCTGGCGCGGCTGGGGTTTCAGGTCGTGGCGGTGACGGGTCGCCCGCAGCTTCATGCCTATCTGACCAGCCTGGGCGCCAGCGAAATCCTGCCGCGTGAGGCGCTGGCCCCTACCGGAAAGCCGCTGGAACGCACACGCTGGGCGGGGGGCATCGATGTGGTGGGGGGGACTGCGCTGGCCAGCATGTGCGCGTCCATCCAGTACGGCGGCACGGTGGCGGCGTGCGGGCTGGCGGCGGACATGGCGCTGCCGCTTACGGTGGCGCCCTTTATCCTGCGCAACGTGCGCCTGCAGGGAATCGACAGCGTGATGTGCCCCCGCCCCCGGCGCATGACGGCATGGGCGCGGCTTGCGCGCGACATCGACCCCACGCTGCTGGACAGCATGCTGCATGACGTGACGCTGGCCGACGCCATCGGGCTGGCGCCCCGCATTCTGGCCGGTCATGTCCGTGGCCGCGCCGTGGTTGACGTGGCCTGA